One window of Robiginitalea biformata HTCC2501 genomic DNA carries:
- a CDS encoding glycoside hydrolase family 15 protein codes for MDNLDYGIIGNCRSAALVSKNGSLDWCCLPEFDSSSVFAKILDKNKGGSFSINTGPEYEVSQRYKKDTALLITRYADGDNIFEVRDFMPRYHKENGTYHAPPEIIRYIRHIKGRPVFSVSYDPKLEYGLGLTETFIKKSFIASVNKGEKYDTVFLYTSFNKNAVMEGRPLELKKDGFFLLSYNEKLFKPTTKRMYLELERTKVYWLNWSNQTPLYREYNDQIQRSAVTLKLLSYDRSGAILAAATTSLPETIGETRNWDYRFCWIRDASMVVKVVSELGHKNVARRYLRFIVDLIPDKDEKLQIMYGINKEKRLTEITLDHLDGYEGSRPVRVGNAAYKQRQNDIYGILMDVIYAQLVRFKNDLEHGEELWTLTKGIVWIVQKHWKEPDKGIWEFRTEDRHFTFSKVLCWVAIDRAIKIARIFRKQRKIERWTALEQEIKRDIHENAWNEEVQAFTQSYGSFHMDASVLLMESYGFIHARDPKFVSTVKAVETHLSHEGLLYRYRNEDDFGLPSSSFTICTFWFINSLFKIGEEDRARELFDQLLSYSNHLGLFSEDIDFKSKRLLGNFPQAYSHLALIECAINFSRKDSVERVLETMQS; via the coding sequence ATGGATAACCTGGATTACGGAATTATCGGAAATTGCCGCTCGGCGGCCCTGGTTTCGAAAAACGGCTCCCTGGATTGGTGCTGCCTGCCGGAATTTGATTCCTCTTCCGTATTCGCCAAAATCCTGGATAAAAACAAAGGGGGCAGTTTCTCCATCAATACAGGCCCTGAGTACGAGGTCTCCCAGCGGTACAAGAAAGATACCGCCCTGCTGATTACCCGGTATGCCGACGGGGACAATATCTTTGAAGTCCGCGATTTTATGCCGCGGTATCACAAAGAAAATGGCACCTATCACGCTCCGCCGGAAATTATCCGCTACATCCGGCACATCAAGGGCCGCCCGGTCTTCTCCGTATCCTACGACCCGAAACTGGAATACGGGTTGGGGCTAACTGAAACCTTTATCAAAAAGAGTTTTATCGCCAGCGTAAACAAAGGGGAGAAGTACGATACGGTTTTCCTCTACACCTCCTTCAACAAGAACGCGGTGATGGAAGGGCGCCCCCTGGAATTAAAAAAGGATGGGTTTTTTCTCCTTTCCTATAACGAAAAACTGTTCAAGCCCACCACCAAACGCATGTACCTGGAGCTGGAACGCACCAAGGTGTACTGGCTCAACTGGAGCAATCAGACACCGCTTTACCGGGAATACAACGACCAGATCCAGCGCTCGGCGGTGACGCTGAAACTCCTGAGCTATGACCGTTCGGGAGCCATCCTGGCCGCGGCCACGACCTCCCTGCCCGAAACCATAGGGGAAACGCGGAATTGGGATTACCGGTTCTGCTGGATCCGGGATGCTTCCATGGTGGTGAAGGTGGTGAGCGAACTGGGTCATAAGAATGTCGCCCGGCGATATTTGCGCTTTATCGTCGACCTGATCCCCGATAAGGACGAAAAACTCCAGATCATGTACGGGATCAACAAGGAGAAACGGCTCACGGAAATTACCCTGGACCACCTGGACGGGTATGAAGGCTCCCGGCCGGTCCGCGTGGGCAATGCGGCCTATAAACAGCGGCAAAACGACATCTACGGCATCCTGATGGATGTGATCTACGCCCAGCTCGTGCGTTTTAAGAACGACCTGGAGCACGGGGAGGAACTCTGGACGCTCACCAAGGGGATTGTATGGATCGTACAAAAACACTGGAAGGAGCCCGATAAGGGCATCTGGGAATTCCGGACGGAAGACCGGCACTTTACCTTTTCCAAAGTGCTGTGCTGGGTGGCAATCGACCGGGCCATAAAAATTGCCCGGATCTTCCGCAAGCAGCGGAAAATTGAACGGTGGACGGCCCTGGAACAAGAAATCAAGCGCGATATCCACGAAAACGCCTGGAACGAGGAGGTGCAGGCCTTTACCCAATCCTACGGGTCGTTCCACATGGATGCATCCGTCCTGCTTATGGAGAGTTATGGGTTTATCCATGCCCGCGACCCGAAATTTGTCAGCACGGTGAAGGCCGTCGAAACCCACCTGAGCCATGAAGGCCTCCTGTACCGCTACCGGAACGAAGACGATTTTGGGCTGCCTTCGTCTTCCTTTACCATTTGTACGTTCTGGTTCATCAACAGCCTGTTTAAAATCGGGGAGGAGGATCGGGCCCGGGAACTCTTTGACCAGTTGCTATCCTACAGCAACCATCTGGGGCTCTTCAGCGAAGACATCGATTTTAAATCCAAACGGCTGCTGGGGAATTTTCCCCAGGCGTATTCCCACCTGGCCCTGATTGAGTGCGCCATCAATTTCTCCCGCAAGGA
- a CDS encoding bifunctional alpha,alpha-trehalose-phosphate synthase (UDP-forming)/trehalose-phosphatase, giving the protein MSKTIIISNRLPVQLQIKEGSIEATPSVGGLATGMKSVHSDGESLWIGWSGLTLEEIPDSLDADIDQALARHGCSRVDLSKNEVDGFYYGFSNRTIWPLFHYFMEYSEFELSNWTVYEAVNRKFADAIAAAAADDDVIWVHDYQLMLVPQMVREQRPGLSIGFFLHIPFPSYEIFRTMPWRREVLRGLLGSDLIGFHTYDYERHFLSSVRRLLGLEVSFNEIHLEDRVVKVDSFPMGIDYKKFNEAAARHRDMKPGEISDLQNRLDTHKASTPDAKFFLSIDRLDYTKGIARRIKAFEYFLEKYPEYKEKVRLIILAVPSRSKVPQYQRLKREIDELVGRINGELSTVSWTPIWYFYRSLPFDNLIDLYTSCDIAWLTPIRDGMNLVAKEYIATRTDQTGVLILSEMAGSANEMNEALLINPNNFEQIAESLHQALNMPEEEQKRRNAAMQKRLERYNVEKWANDFMNSLLTQRQQDYSMVARRLSVDLTNTLLEKYREARSRILFLDYDGTLAGFTNDPQDARPDEALMELLDRLNAQGRTDVFLISGRDKDTFTRWFQDKEYAMIVEHGVWISEGGKPFSMLENVKNDWMGKIRPVLESFVDRTPGSFIEDKNYSLAWHYRNTDPDFGQKRTMELNTVLTSLIANDDLTVMNGNKVVEIKSSNVNKGRAAMRMVARKEYDFIFAIGDDWTDEFMFQELPKEAVTVKVGRMKTQARYFLDGPGAVRQLLGRFADI; this is encoded by the coding sequence ATGTCCAAAACCATTATTATTTCGAACAGATTACCCGTACAGCTGCAAATCAAGGAGGGTTCCATTGAAGCGACCCCGAGTGTGGGCGGCCTGGCCACAGGTATGAAATCGGTCCACAGCGACGGGGAAAGCCTGTGGATTGGTTGGAGCGGACTGACGTTGGAGGAGATCCCCGATTCCCTGGATGCCGATATTGACCAAGCCCTGGCCCGACACGGCTGCTCCCGGGTGGACCTGAGCAAAAACGAAGTGGATGGCTTTTATTACGGCTTCAGCAACCGGACCATCTGGCCGCTCTTCCACTATTTCATGGAGTACTCCGAATTTGAGTTGTCGAACTGGACCGTCTACGAGGCGGTCAACCGGAAATTCGCAGATGCCATCGCGGCAGCGGCGGCGGACGACGATGTGATCTGGGTACACGACTACCAGCTCATGCTCGTGCCCCAGATGGTTAGGGAGCAGCGGCCCGGCCTGTCCATCGGTTTCTTCCTCCATATCCCCTTCCCCTCCTATGAAATCTTCCGGACCATGCCCTGGAGGCGGGAAGTACTGAGGGGCCTGCTGGGTTCCGACCTGATCGGCTTCCACACCTACGACTACGAGCGGCATTTCCTCAGTTCCGTCCGGCGCCTGCTGGGCCTCGAGGTGTCCTTTAACGAAATCCACCTGGAAGACCGGGTGGTGAAGGTGGATTCCTTCCCCATGGGGATCGACTATAAAAAATTCAACGAAGCCGCCGCCCGGCACCGGGACATGAAACCCGGGGAAATCTCGGACCTCCAGAACCGGCTGGATACGCACAAGGCCTCCACCCCGGACGCAAAGTTTTTCCTTTCCATCGACCGTCTGGACTATACAAAAGGGATTGCGCGGCGCATCAAAGCCTTTGAGTATTTCCTCGAAAAATACCCGGAATACAAGGAAAAAGTACGCCTGATTATCCTGGCCGTGCCTTCCCGGTCCAAGGTGCCCCAGTACCAGCGGCTTAAAAGGGAGATCGACGAATTGGTCGGGCGCATTAACGGGGAGTTATCCACCGTTAGCTGGACACCCATCTGGTATTTCTACCGCTCCCTGCCCTTCGACAACCTGATCGACCTGTATACTTCCTGCGATATCGCCTGGCTCACGCCGATCCGCGACGGCATGAACCTGGTGGCCAAGGAATACATCGCCACGCGTACCGACCAGACCGGGGTGCTGATCCTCAGCGAGATGGCAGGATCAGCCAACGAAATGAACGAGGCGCTGCTCATCAACCCGAACAACTTCGAACAAATTGCCGAATCGCTCCACCAGGCGCTCAACATGCCCGAGGAGGAACAGAAGCGGCGCAATGCAGCCATGCAGAAACGCTTGGAACGTTACAACGTGGAAAAGTGGGCCAACGATTTTATGAATTCCCTGCTGACACAAAGGCAACAGGATTATTCCATGGTTGCGCGTCGGCTCTCGGTAGATCTCACCAACACGCTGCTGGAGAAATACCGGGAAGCCCGGAGCCGTATCCTGTTCCTGGATTACGACGGTACGCTGGCCGGATTCACCAACGACCCCCAGGACGCCAGGCCCGACGAGGCGCTCATGGAGTTGCTGGACCGCCTGAACGCCCAGGGGCGGACGGATGTTTTCCTGATCAGCGGCCGGGATAAGGACACTTTTACGCGTTGGTTCCAGGACAAGGAGTACGCGATGATCGTGGAGCACGGCGTCTGGATCAGCGAAGGCGGAAAACCCTTCAGCATGCTGGAAAATGTCAAAAACGACTGGATGGGCAAGATCCGCCCGGTGCTCGAGTCGTTTGTAGACCGGACGCCCGGTTCCTTTATCGAGGACAAAAATTATTCCCTGGCCTGGCATTACCGGAATACGGACCCGGATTTTGGCCAAAAGCGCACCATGGAACTCAATACGGTGCTCACCTCCCTGATCGCCAATGACGACCTGACCGTGATGAACGGGAATAAGGTGGTGGAGATCAAGAGCAGCAACGTGAACAAGGGCCGGGCCGCCATGCGGATGGTCGCCCGGAAGGAGTATGATTTTATTTTTGCCATCGGGGACGACTGGACGGATGAATTCATGTTCCAGGAATTGCCCAAGGAGGCGGTAACGGTTAAAGTTGGCCGCATGAAAACCCAGGCCCGCTATTTCCTGGATGGCCCCGGGGCTGTCCGCCAATTGCTCGGTCGGTTTGCGGATATCTGA
- a CDS encoding TolB-like translocation protein encodes MKIKLPLMPGAGRPNTRRRIKQPLRALLAGAALVLGSSPAYPQAESEIFLAPLSRGETGWTLGTARNISQNPGYDNQPAFYSAGLLLYSGTREGQTDIASYDLQQATRQWVSDTPGGGEYSPLKIPGRAAVSAIRLDTSGLQRLYAYPMGAGETEMLLEGLKVGYHAWFGPDLLVCTVLVEDRMDLVVASLPDNSRYTYQKGVGRSLHKIPDTQRISYTTVMADLQGIKWMDPLSGATGEIAPLPDGVQDYCWLPDGSLICGSGNRILRLQPGPGARWQTLWESDDAAVGTITRLAVSPDSRHVAFAAHPE; translated from the coding sequence ATGAAAATAAAATTGCCGCTCATGCCGGGGGCCGGAAGGCCCAATACGCGAAGACGCATAAAGCAACCGCTCCGGGCCTTACTCGCCGGGGCGGCCCTGGTTTTAGGTAGTTCGCCGGCCTACCCCCAGGCGGAATCCGAAATCTTCCTGGCCCCGCTGTCCAGGGGCGAGACGGGCTGGACGCTGGGTACGGCCAGGAACATCTCCCAAAACCCGGGGTACGACAACCAACCCGCATTTTATTCCGCGGGGTTGCTCCTGTATTCCGGCACCCGGGAAGGACAAACCGACATCGCCAGTTACGACCTGCAGCAGGCCACCCGCCAATGGGTATCCGATACCCCGGGGGGAGGGGAATATTCGCCCCTGAAAATCCCCGGGCGCGCGGCGGTTTCCGCCATCCGGCTGGACACCAGCGGCCTGCAACGCCTCTACGCCTACCCCATGGGGGCCGGCGAAACGGAGATGTTGCTGGAAGGCCTCAAGGTCGGCTACCACGCATGGTTCGGGCCCGACCTGCTGGTTTGCACGGTATTGGTGGAAGACCGGATGGACCTGGTAGTTGCCTCCCTGCCCGATAATTCCCGATACACCTACCAAAAAGGCGTGGGCCGGTCGTTACACAAAATCCCCGATACCCAGCGTATCAGTTACACTACCGTGATGGCAGACCTGCAAGGGATAAAATGGATGGACCCCCTGTCGGGGGCAACCGGGGAGATTGCCCCGCTGCCGGACGGGGTACAGGACTATTGCTGGCTCCCGGACGGCAGCCTGATTTGCGGGAGCGGCAACCGGATCCTCCGCCTCCAACCCGGCCCGGGGGCCAGGTGGCAAACGCTCTGGGAATCCGACGATGCAGCCGTGGGCACGATCACCCGTCTGGCGGTGAGTCCCGACAGCCGGCATGTGGCCTTTGCCGCCCATCCGGAATAG
- a CDS encoding TMEM175 family protein has translation MKFQHNTNRLEAFSDGVLAFAATLLVVGFEWDGDFRVLESQGTSFLAFAASFFVLVAFWWVHYNYFRRSGYVDNWIIAVNTVLLFVILYYVFPLKSLVNSFMGQERITMEGLSNLFRMYSLGFALIFLCFAAMYFRSYKKLRAVEPSLVSLFYARHFTIFVLIGVLSMVLATLQAGVQIGLPGFIYALLGPLCFWHAQWFKRKYKDIDQ, from the coding sequence GTGAAATTCCAGCACAACACCAACCGCCTTGAAGCTTTCAGCGACGGGGTTTTAGCCTTTGCCGCCACCCTGCTTGTGGTCGGCTTTGAATGGGACGGAGACTTCCGGGTACTCGAGTCACAGGGTACCAGTTTCCTGGCCTTTGCTGCCAGTTTTTTTGTACTGGTCGCATTCTGGTGGGTCCATTACAACTACTTCCGGCGGTCCGGCTATGTCGACAACTGGATCATCGCGGTCAATACCGTGCTGTTGTTTGTAATCCTCTATTATGTTTTCCCTCTGAAATCCCTGGTGAATTCCTTTATGGGACAGGAGCGGATTACCATGGAAGGGCTTTCCAACCTGTTCCGCATGTACAGCCTGGGTTTTGCCTTAATTTTCCTGTGCTTCGCCGCGATGTATTTTAGGTCTTATAAGAAATTGCGCGCCGTGGAACCCTCTCTTGTCAGCCTGTTCTATGCAAGGCATTTCACCATTTTCGTGCTGATAGGGGTCCTGTCCATGGTCCTCGCAACCCTGCAGGCCGGAGTGCAAATCGGCCTGCCCGGGTTTATATATGCCCTGCTTGGCCCCCTGTGTTTCTGGCACGCCCAATGGTTTAAACGCAAATACAAAGATATCGATCAATGA
- a CDS encoding M28 family metallopeptidase: MRQLVLPLFLLFTITLQSQADPRLYDIIQAVSADRIESDIATLAGFGTRHTLSDTVSDTRGIGAARRWIKKEFEKISADCGGCLEVFYQRNLVPEGENNRIIRDVWVVNVVAVLRGTENPGRYVIMSGDIDSRVSDPTDFTSDSPGANDNASGMAGVLEAARVLSRYQFRNSVVFTGLSGEEQGLFGGRGLAEYAKNNEWEIIGILNNDMIGNTTGVDGVVSNRDFRIFSEPVPPTETERERRARRFYGGEVDGISRQLARYVHKTTKTYMPEMNPMMIYRLDRFGRGGHHRPFNDAGYAGIRIMEAHENYTQQHQDIRLEDGILYGDLLEYVDFQYAAKLTAVNAIALASLGWAPSAPENVRIGGIVEPAARLQWDPVPGATAYKIYWRDTTSPTWDHFVQVNDTSHTLEGIVIDNFFFGVAAVGPDGHESLVAFPSGILRD; encoded by the coding sequence ATGAGACAGTTAGTACTCCCCCTATTCCTCTTATTCACAATTACCCTCCAGTCCCAGGCCGATCCGCGGCTCTACGACATCATCCAGGCGGTTTCGGCTGACCGCATCGAATCGGATATCGCCACCCTGGCGGGCTTTGGCACGCGGCATACGCTCAGCGATACCGTCTCCGATACGCGGGGTATCGGTGCCGCTCGCCGATGGATCAAAAAGGAATTTGAGAAAATATCCGCAGATTGCGGCGGTTGCCTGGAAGTCTTCTACCAGCGGAACCTGGTGCCCGAAGGGGAAAACAACCGGATTATCCGCGATGTATGGGTAGTCAACGTGGTGGCTGTGTTGCGGGGAACCGAAAACCCCGGCCGGTATGTGATCATGAGCGGCGATATCGATTCCCGGGTCAGCGACCCGACGGACTTTACCTCGGATTCCCCTGGCGCCAACGACAATGCCAGTGGCATGGCCGGTGTACTGGAGGCAGCCCGGGTATTGAGCCGGTACCAGTTCCGGAACAGCGTTGTATTTACCGGGCTGTCCGGGGAGGAACAGGGACTGTTCGGGGGGCGGGGACTGGCGGAATACGCCAAGAACAATGAATGGGAAATCATCGGCATCCTGAACAACGACATGATCGGGAATACCACCGGGGTGGACGGCGTGGTCAGCAACCGGGATTTCCGCATTTTTTCAGAACCCGTTCCCCCCACGGAAACTGAACGGGAGCGCCGGGCGAGGCGTTTCTACGGCGGGGAGGTAGACGGGATTTCCCGGCAATTGGCCCGGTATGTCCATAAAACCACGAAAACCTATATGCCGGAGATGAACCCGATGATGATCTACCGGCTCGACCGATTCGGCCGCGGGGGCCACCACCGGCCCTTCAACGATGCGGGATATGCCGGGATCCGCATCATGGAAGCCCATGAAAATTACACCCAGCAACACCAGGACATCCGCCTGGAAGACGGTATCCTCTATGGGGACCTCCTGGAATATGTGGATTTTCAATACGCGGCCAAACTCACGGCCGTGAATGCCATCGCACTGGCCTCCCTGGGCTGGGCCCCTTCCGCGCCCGAAAATGTCCGGATCGGGGGCATCGTGGAGCCTGCGGCCCGTTTGCAATGGGATCCGGTTCCTGGAGCAACAGCCTATAAAATTTACTGGAGGGACACCACCTCCCCGACCTGGGACCATTTTGTACAGGTCAACGATACGAGCCATACCCTGGAGGGGATTGTCATCGACAATTTCTTTTTTGGGGTAGCCGCCGTGGGGCCGGACGGGCACGAAAGCCTCGTGGCCTTCCCCTCCGGCATCCTCCGGGATTAA
- a CDS encoding M1 family metallopeptidase produces the protein MKLFLTLLALFGLTAGLSAQLGASGQPETFTRQDSLRGSITPERAWWDLNYYSLDLRVNPEEKSLSGTNTIRYRVLEPATRMQIDLQQPLQIDSVWQDGQRLDVTSEGNAHFVHLRKIQRPGTFEAVHVAYSGKPREAVRAPWDGGFSWDTDSRGQPFAATSCQGLGASAWWPNKDHMYDEPDSMAIAVRIPKPLMNVSNGRLRQVTDHGDSRTYHWFVSNPINNYGVNVNIADYAHFGDTYAGENGDLDLDYYVLPENLEKAKNQFGQVPLMLEAFEHWFGPYPFYEDSFKLVEVPYLGMEHQSSVTYGNGYSNGYLGRDLSGTGWGLKFDFIIIHEAGHEWFANNITYRDIADMWIHEGFTAYSENLYLDYHFGTEAAAAYVIGTRRNIKNDRPLIGTYGVNREGSPDMYYKGANMLHTLRQLVEDDALWRSVLRGLNAEFRHQTVTTAQVEHYMSERTGKNLSAFFDQYLRTTMIPTLEYRRVGDRLEFRYTEIVDGFDMPIRILANGEPRWIFPEADWKSEPLKADAVLGFDANFYIHKKPVPAP, from the coding sequence ATGAAACTTTTCCTGACCTTACTGGCCCTCTTTGGGCTGACAGCCGGTCTGTCCGCCCAGTTGGGAGCGTCCGGACAACCGGAAACCTTTACCCGACAGGACTCCCTGCGGGGCAGTATCACGCCGGAACGCGCCTGGTGGGACCTCAACTATTATTCCCTGGACCTGCGCGTAAACCCGGAGGAAAAATCCCTTTCGGGTACCAACACAATCCGATACCGGGTGCTCGAGCCGGCTACCCGGATGCAGATCGACCTGCAGCAGCCCCTGCAAATCGATTCGGTGTGGCAGGACGGACAGCGCCTGGACGTCACTTCCGAGGGCAATGCGCATTTTGTCCATCTCCGGAAAATACAGCGGCCAGGTACGTTCGAAGCGGTGCATGTGGCCTACTCCGGGAAGCCGCGGGAGGCCGTGCGCGCCCCCTGGGACGGCGGGTTCTCCTGGGACACAGACAGCCGGGGCCAGCCCTTCGCGGCCACTTCCTGCCAGGGGCTCGGGGCAAGTGCCTGGTGGCCAAACAAGGATCATATGTACGACGAACCGGATAGTATGGCTATTGCCGTCCGGATCCCGAAACCGCTGATGAATGTGTCGAACGGGAGGCTCCGGCAGGTAACGGACCACGGCGACAGCCGGACGTATCACTGGTTTGTCTCCAATCCCATCAACAATTACGGGGTGAATGTAAACATCGCGGACTACGCGCATTTCGGGGATACCTATGCAGGGGAAAACGGGGATCTGGACCTGGATTACTATGTTTTACCCGAGAACCTGGAAAAAGCAAAAAATCAGTTCGGGCAGGTACCCCTGATGCTGGAGGCCTTCGAACACTGGTTCGGCCCCTACCCGTTTTACGAAGACAGTTTCAAACTGGTGGAAGTACCCTATCTGGGGATGGAACACCAGAGTTCGGTGACCTACGGGAACGGCTATTCCAACGGCTATTTGGGGCGCGACCTCTCCGGGACCGGCTGGGGTTTGAAATTCGATTTTATCATTATCCACGAAGCGGGGCACGAATGGTTCGCCAACAACATCACCTACCGGGATATCGCCGATATGTGGATCCACGAGGGCTTTACGGCCTATTCGGAAAACCTCTATCTGGATTACCACTTCGGGACGGAGGCCGCAGCCGCCTATGTAATCGGGACGCGCCGGAATATAAAGAACGACCGGCCGCTGATCGGTACGTACGGCGTCAACCGGGAAGGTTCCCCGGACATGTACTACAAGGGGGCCAATATGCTCCACACGCTGCGGCAACTGGTAGAAGACGATGCGCTGTGGCGCTCGGTGCTCCGGGGCCTCAACGCAGAGTTCCGCCATCAGACCGTCACCACTGCCCAGGTGGAACATTATATGAGCGAGCGAACCGGGAAAAACCTGAGTGCATTTTTTGACCAGTACCTGCGGACAACGATGATACCTACCCTGGAATACCGCCGGGTGGGCGATCGCCTGGAATTCCGGTATACCGAAATCGTAGACGGCTTTGACATGCCCATCCGAATCCTGGCAAACGGCGAGCCCCGGTGGATCTTTCCGGAGGCCGACTGGAAATCCGAGCCCCTGAAAGCCGATGCCGTCCTCGGGTTTGATGCCAATTTTTACATCCACAAGAAACCGGTGCCCGCCCCCTGA
- a CDS encoding serine hydrolase domain-containing protein, whose amino-acid sequence MIVLFPYLKHRYYRHFRSQTRVLPSRLLAVGFLGLLVSCGGKSENSDSAAPNPEVVTAEAASRIDSLLRNMVVTGNVAGISALVWEKGQEAYFGAYGYSDREDSIPMDRNTIVQIYSMTKPITGTALMTLYEDGAFELDDPLTQYAPEFADMQVYTGVDENGEMLLEPVHRPISIRDITRHTAGFPNRPNIPGLSEALAAADPLNRENTLQQLGAKFGSLPLWFQPGSQWEYGPSVDVQAFLVERISGQPYGAYVREHVLDPLGMEETRYFVPESDRDRFSAMYRREDDSTLTQLPDSTAKIEYLQRWPLTRGGWGLTSTLDDYMRFARMLLNKGVLEGRAVLEPETVELMATNHLPDSVEERSWLPGKGNVGFGIDFAVRVAPPASPEENNGVVGEFFWDGAASTLFWVDPKNDLAAVLFVQLFPYDPIKLHKKFRDAVYGPYQPRSGTETE is encoded by the coding sequence ATGATTGTTTTATTTCCTTACCTGAAGCACAGGTATTATCGCCATTTCAGGAGCCAAACCCGGGTGCTCCCCTCCCGCCTTCTAGCCGTTGGCTTCCTGGGCCTGCTGGTTTCCTGCGGGGGCAAGTCTGAGAATTCGGATTCCGCTGCGCCGAATCCTGAAGTAGTTACGGCGGAAGCGGCATCACGGATCGATTCCCTGCTGCGGAACATGGTGGTTACCGGGAATGTCGCAGGGATATCTGCCCTGGTCTGGGAGAAGGGTCAGGAGGCTTATTTCGGCGCCTATGGCTATTCGGACCGGGAAGACAGCATCCCGATGGACCGGAACACAATCGTGCAGATCTATTCGATGACCAAGCCCATTACGGGTACCGCGCTGATGACGCTCTACGAAGATGGAGCCTTTGAACTGGACGACCCGCTTACCCAATACGCCCCGGAATTCGCGGACATGCAGGTGTATACCGGGGTGGACGAAAATGGCGAAATGCTGCTGGAGCCCGTTCACCGCCCGATTTCCATCCGGGATATTACCCGGCATACCGCAGGTTTTCCGAACCGCCCGAACATCCCGGGCCTCAGCGAGGCCCTGGCAGCTGCAGATCCGTTGAATCGGGAAAATACGTTGCAGCAGCTCGGCGCAAAATTCGGATCACTTCCCTTGTGGTTCCAACCCGGGAGCCAGTGGGAGTACGGCCCCAGCGTAGATGTACAGGCCTTCCTGGTAGAGCGGATCTCCGGCCAGCCCTACGGGGCCTACGTCCGGGAGCACGTACTGGACCCCCTGGGGATGGAGGAAACCCGGTATTTCGTACCCGAGTCAGACCGGGACCGGTTTTCGGCCATGTACCGGCGGGAAGACGACAGCACCCTCACCCAATTACCCGATTCCACGGCTAAAATAGAATACCTGCAGCGCTGGCCGCTTACCCGCGGGGGATGGGGGCTGACCTCCACCCTGGACGACTACATGCGCTTTGCCCGCATGCTTTTAAACAAAGGGGTCCTGGAAGGCAGGGCAGTCCTGGAGCCGGAGACTGTTGAGCTGATGGCGACGAACCACTTACCGGACAGCGTGGAGGAACGCTCCTGGTTGCCCGGCAAGGGAAATGTGGGTTTTGGGATCGATTTTGCGGTACGCGTGGCCCCGCCAGCCTCCCCGGAGGAAAACAACGGGGTGGTCGGGGAGTTCTTCTGGGACGGAGCCGCGAGCACCCTGTTCTGGGTAGATCCGAAAAATGATCTCGCCGCCGTACTTTTTGTGCAATTATTTCCTTACGACCCGATAAAACTGCATAAAAAGTTCAGGGATGCAGTTTACGGACCTTACCAGCCGCGGTCCGGGACGGAAACCGAATAG